From Rhododendron vialii isolate Sample 1 chromosome 7a, ASM3025357v1:
CAAATCTAGTGGTTTATGGAGGTTGCTCACATTCTTCCGCCCAGTTTTCTTTTGTATAGTAAGGTGGAGAAACTCATGAAATactccaacaatcctcttctcGGATATATCTGTACGGGGATCCAAATGGGAGGCATCCAAGTAAGGAGAAGTATAAGGGAGCCTCTGCCACTCTTCTAACCATTGCATGCATTTTCTCTTCAAACCCGAAACCCCTTGTGAATCGTACTGGAAAGGCTAAGCGAGGCAAAGCATGTAAATAGCAGACCTCGTAGATTGATCAACACACTTGCGAATACCCCACTGAAGCTCAGGTTCAAGAGTCTTGGAAGTATGCCCAAAACCACAATACCTCTTTACTGCCATCCATACCATATTAGCaaacaaacaatcaaaaaataGATAGTCATGGTCCTCAACACCCCCAAGGCACAGAAAACAACCAGCATCCATCAGAATCCCCCAAGCCCTAAGCCTGCCTTAGTAGATAACCTCCCCAAGATGGCCGCCCAAAGGATGAAGGACCACGTTGGCACTTGCTTCTTATGCCAAACCAACTTGCTTCTTATGCCAAACCAAAGAAGACCAATCCACCATTGGGCTACAAGATCATATAGCCATCCACGAAGATTTGGCACTATAAATCCCAGAAGGGGTCTGAGTCCAAATACCCTTGTCCTCTCTGTCAGGGTGAGGAACAAGATCCCTTGCAGTACCACTCACGATCTCATGGATGGTAGCATTTCTCCCCCTATGCCATCTGCACCTCCTATTTAGTATATTTATGTGTTACTTAGGATTTATATTTATTAATTACATTAAGATTTATCATTTTTGCAAGGATTTATATATCTATCTTCATCCTTGCTTTTTGTTCTCTAAGAGCCTATGCTACAAAAAATGGATGGAAGGTATTAAGTTCCTTTAATAATGGTGTGGATGCCTTTAATTACATTAGGCGTGGATTTCTAGGATGCCTTATTACTACGGTTGTTCTTTCGGATTGTCCATTTGATGACTTCAGATTGCAAACGCAATACTTCCTCCCAAGTTCTTAAATCAAGAACATTGTGCATATAGCAGGAGAAACTAAGGGCATTACTATTTTAACCTCGTGTCTTTCTGAACTCTTTCTTGATAGCATGCTTCATGTTACTCAACTATTGCCCGTTGTAGCTTCTAATACTCGATCTATTCCTCACCTTATCGCGATGAAGCCGCAAACATTCTTAGTAATTTGGTTTGAGTCGTTTGACTTGAAACTTTGATTGTAGTATTGATTAAAATTTCAGAGCACAAGTGCCTTTAAGGATCCGTTGAACCACATTTCAATTTCGTATTGTTTGTTTTCCCTCTCAAAGCTTTTGGCATGCCAAAGTTTTACCTTTTATTACAGGCTTGGTAAAAGCATggttggataaccaaaactttcTTGTTCATCCGTGAAGTTCCAAGTCATATGAACCTCAATTGCTTAGAAAACTTCAGATGAAAAAATGGGTCAAAGCTATGGATCCCCATTGCGCTgctcattttcaaatcaatttcaaaaacaaaaaaaaaaaaaacaataaacaaaaaaatcaacaataaaaAACAATAGGCCGAAAAACTGCTTCTTTCAGAAGCCCATTGTCAAACAGGTAAGAGGCATATACCTTGCATCAATGTCTAATACCGTAAGCCATATAAAATCAAAACCCGAAAAGCTATTAGAATGTGTGCGCCAACAGAAAATTTGAATTAGATGCAACAACCACCCATTGTACCTGAGATTGTTCCTCGCATTCAGATGTAGTTCTGTTTCTGAGAATTCTGAGGCACAAATAGCAAACACCGGTTGTTGTAAAATAGCAAACACCGGTTGTTGTAGAGAGAGATCGAGAACGGTGAGAGACATGGGATTGGCCGCGTGGATGAGTTCACCAGCTCCGATCGTCCTAGTCGCGAACACACCTCTGCCGGCTGACTCAGTGATCGGAACTCGGATCGGTTGCGCCGCGGTGAAGTTCGACTTGAATAGTTGTATCTGCGACGGTCGAAACGGACTACGACTAAATGGAGGAAAAGAAGTCTTCCGAGTTGTAATCAAGTGTGAACAGTTCActttttgtacattttttttgagatatatcTTCTTCGATTAAATACCAATAGGCATCTGATCACCTTGATCTTGTACAGAATTACTCTTATTGATAATTTCTATAATGTGGACGAATCAGATCCTTAAATTGATTCCGAACAGAGGTCGAGAATTGCAAAAAATCAGAGGAGAAGCACTTCCCTAAGGCGAGTTTATAATCAAGTGCGTCGAACAAacttttttccattctttttcaaaatgtaTCTTCTTCGATTAAGTACCTTTTGGTACTCGATTGACTTGATATTTTACGAAATCATTTTTATTAACAGTTCCTATAATGTGGACGAATCGGATCATCAAATTAATTCGAAAATAAGTTCAAAAATTGCCAAAAACAGTAGAGAAGCCTTCTCATATGGACTTCGCAGGTTGAAGGTGAGAAGTATATTCAGTACCAAACTCGCGTTCTGTACGCCCGCGTTACCCTTTTTGGTTCTTGCAAAAGGCGTTTTTAGGCCAAAACAATCGGATTGTCGAATGTCATGGGAAACAACGAAGTCATATTTTCCGATGACACTCTGCATTTTCCGGCATCAGGACTTCGGCTACCACGGTACGCCTGTGTTCCCACTCCACAAAGTCATAATTTCCGTCGTCTCTGTGGTCTGTACCTTGAACGATCCGTTGAAATACTAGACTGTAATCGCTCTTTATTTGCTACTCCACTACTAGTTTGTTAGACTTCACTACCTCTACGTCTGTTACAAAAATCATGCTTCACAAGAATTTGGGTTTGTAATCTTTTGCTCAGTAAGGGGAAAAATTGGGGCATATGATCTACATGTAGCATGAGTTGATTCAGTGAACTGCCATTCTTCCTCTGTCGCCCGCTAAGTGTTCGACAAAATTTTTGAATGATGAAAAACCATTGTGTTTGTGTATTATCTTTCCACATCTTGGAATTTGTTTTCCACCATCATCCCTACCCTAAGTCTACATGCACAACTCTCGACCACAACTCTGGACACAACTGCGTCCGGAGCCGTTCGATGGGTGTGAACAACATGTGCATCGAACTGCTCCGGATGTAGTTGTGTCCAGAGATGTGGTCGAGAGTTGTGTACGTATCATTCCTAATTGTCCCTGATATATGTGCTAGGTACATAGACATCCGGACACTGTCTGTCCGATGCACCTGGGGACTTTGTCCAAATCCACATCCCGATGTCTTTGTCCCAAGCATTTTTGGTCTGTTAATGTTTTGAACCACAGCTCTGCAGTTTTGGTAgcaatggggggggggggggggggggggtggggtgggcgGGAAATCggcttcattttgtttttggacAACCTGTAAACTGGAGGCTTTGTGTCCAATTCCCCCCATGGCAACACTTTGGCTTGTGGGTGGTTTTAGAGAGATATGGAGGTTTGCCCTACAAGGGTTGGTCCAAAGTGGCCCTGCCTTGGAATGGTTCCTCATTACCAAAATGGGTAAATAAAGAGTTTGTTTGTGTCTTTAGTTGTTACTCTTAGGATTTAAGTTCTCGTATTTTCAAATGTTTATTTGCTTTGCATGAAATATGAACTTATACAACTAAAACCCTTGGCTTTTGCAGGAGTTCTGGTTGGGATTCTGCTTAATACTACTGGACAGTACTATTAAATCGCTGACTCGCTGCTAATACCATATAACCTTCTTGGATTTCTGTATTAGCAAATGGAGATTGGTACTTCAGATTCAACTTCTGTCTTGTGATGTAACTGGAGTAAATATATCGTTAACTGATCATCAACATCACTAGGTGGATGTTTCGGTGGTTATCGGGAAGTGCAGAAGCATATGGTTTTCTCAATGGAAATCCGAGAGGATTTAACTATCAGCAAAAACTGAATCTTGTCAATGTAAAGTTAAAATGGGTGAAAGATAAGGTATTGGATGCTGTCGTCGCTGGTGAGAGGGATCTCAGGGCAGTCTGCACCCTCGTTTCTATCATATCCTCTAATCCTCAATGTTCGGTACCTGTATATCACCTCTCTCACTGTCGAGGACAACTTGGTCTTCCACAGGATCTCAAGATTTCCACATTCGTCAGGAGGTATCCCactattttttatgaatttcatGTCCCTGACAGTGGTGGCACTCTTGTCCCTTGTTTTCGCTTGTCCCCTGAAGCCCTCAATCTCCACCAAGAAGAACTCAACGTCCTTCAACATCATCGGAAGGACCTTGTTGATAGACTTTGTAAGCTTCTCATGCTCACCAAGGAAAGGACTCTTCCTTTGCAAACAATTGACCAGCTAAAATGGGACATGGGCTTGCCATATGGCTACGAGCAGTCCATGATTCCACACCACCCAGAATTATTTTCGTTGTTTCGCCTTCCTGATGATCGTGTTGGCTTAAGACTTTTATTCTGGGATGATTGTCTTGCAGTCTCAGAGTTGCAAAAAAATCCTGGTTtgcaggaaaaggaaaatattaaaaatggCTGCTTAGCCTTTCCAGTACGATTCACAAGGGGTTTTGGGCTGAAGAGAAAATGCATGCAATGGTTAGAAGAGTGGCAGAGGCTCCCTTATACTCCTCCTTACTTGGATGCCTCTCATTTGGACCCCCGTACAGATATATCCGAGAAGAGGATTGTGGGAGTCTTTCATGAGTTACTTCACCTTACCATACAAAAGAAAACTGAGCGGAAGAATGTGAGCAACCTCCGTAAACCACTAGATTTGCCCCAAAAATTTACTAAGGTCTTTGAGCGCCACCCTGGCATCTTCTACATTTCTAGGAAGAGTGACACCCAGACTGTTGTTCTCAGGGAAGCCTATGACCGACAGCAACTCATCCAAAAACACCCCCTTGTTGATATCAGAGCAAGGTATTCAAATATGATGCAACAAGGGTTCCTTGATAGGAGTAGGGGCTTGTACAAGAGAAGCGTAAGTGCTGGTTCAGAGGAGCACAGATTAAAGAGTATTTGCACCGATGAGTTTAGTGACTATGATTACAAATCTGAAGGAGAATCAGAGAGCCATTTTCTTTCTGAATACGAGTCAGATGAATAACAAGCTGAAGTTCGCTGATTCTCCTGTGATGTGAACCAggataattttcttttcctcacAATGGGGGCAAATTATCCATACATGgagtttttttattcttctccaGGAATTGGGGACCGTGCCATAGGTTTTGAGTTTGGTGGCCATTTACATATAAAGATTCAGCAGTTGAAGTATCTTGATCATCAATGACTGTACGATACAAAGTTTTTAACTGGTTCAGGTTCATCCCCCATATGCTCCTTAAGGTGAACCAAGTTTGCTTACccccaaaaaaggaaaggatAAGAAAGAAAACATATCTAAACTATTTGTTCTTTGCTGCTGCAGAGAGCTAGCTGGAAATGCAAACCACCCCTTTCTGTTTCGATTGCTGTGAATAATATTGTCTCGTATGTCTTTAGATTTGGTGCTTTTTGTGTGATGATTTTAAGTGCTTTAATGGATTATATTTTATTTGGATTGGATTGTGTTAATTATATCTGGTCTTGTTGCTCTTTTCATTTAATTGTTGTAGAAAATACGCTGAAAAATCTAGAACAAACTGGataaaaggggggaaaaaaagggtGGAACTTATATGTGATCTTGGGAAAGTGCAGACACAAGGGGGAATCCGTTGGTCAagttagttttacgtcaattCTGTACAGGTAGGGAGGAAAGTAGAAAACCTATCCTAACGTCTAATAATTGCCCAAAGTAGGGTCTATCTTTGATACTTGCATAACAGCTATTAACTTTAAGATATTTGAAAAGTTATGCTAATGGAAACTGGAAAATTGATTAAGATGGGAAAAGTAGATTGCAATAGTTGCAAGTTGCAGCTGCAACTTGTTTGGAGAAGAGGGGAGAAAAGGACTACAATATTGAGCGGTTGTGCTTAAAATCCCGAAAGTTTGTTTTAATCTTAGTCTGATGTCTTTGCTAAAGAAAGAGACTTGAAAATTATAGAGGTTACAGGTTTTGAGCCCACTTAAATTCTTACAGTGCTTTCATTAGTCCATTATCCACCACTAAGTTGCTCATTACTCGCCTGCTTTACTGCGATTTAATTGTTTCCAATTGTCTTTGTGGAAGGAAGTCAGCGTGTCCTTTAAGCTTCAAGTGGTTGCTAAATCAGGTTTGCCAACTATGATGGTGGTTGGTTCTTGATTCCAAAAATGGTTGAAACCAATGGTGGTTCCAAGCTTATAAGCTAAACAGGTGGTTCCAATCTTATAAGCTAACACCAGTTTTTCACTGTATGGTGGTTATACTCACACATCCCTGTTAGTTACGCCAATGATTGGTTTCAATTCTCAACCAGTACGTTCATCGCTTTGTCGTGCATTTGGATTAAATCTCACTTGTAAGGTAGCTGATTTTATTCTGGTCCATACCTTGTGTCTCATGATAACTTTGCTTCTATTATGGGCTTGTTGGGAATATGTTTGAAGGATTGAGTCCCACAttggataaatagaaaaatgttggaccttaatatacaattgggtggctcaccacttacaaggcttagccttttaagtaagtggatatgggtcattctaTGTATATTGGGTCGATGAGATGTGGTGTGGACTCCGTGGATACTCCCCAATGGATTGGGCCTACACACACATGGGAAGACCTCAGGTGGATCAGACTTCCAAAAGGGCTTCGGGGGTTTCAACAGTCTGTAGTGTGATGAACCAAGGCTACTTCTAGTTGTTCCTTTTCATTGCTATTTTTTGTTTCCTGCAAGTCGCAGGCGAAGGCTGAAACCTCTTAGGCGTCTTTATTTACTTCGTAGGCGAGACGGTGCACCTAGTCGCAACACTAAACCTATTTTCATAATCGTTTTATTGAATGGTGGAATCAAAAGCTATCTGGAGGATGGGACGAGAAGATTTACTTCTTGTGCTCATTAAACAGACAAAAAAAGGTAAATGTGCTTGGACTTCCTCAAGAGAAGCTTTGACTAACCTGAAAGACTTTGTATTAGCGAAGATGGGGAAGGAACATGTTTTTACCGTGCACCGATATGAAGCCCTTTGAAACATAATTTAGCAGCAATGTTTTCCCCTTGGATCAGATGTTTGTTGCTAAAGCATTGTGATGAAAATGTTTTCCTGAGGTTGATCTAACAGAGACTTTAGTACTCTGAAGTCTTAAGTTTCTTGTCCAAATCAATGATGATATGAAAGGCAATTTATGAGATCAACTGCTGTTCTTCCACTATAAGATCAGTGTAATAACGAACATCTGATGTACATTCTCCATTACCAGATGGATGGAGGCAAGTAATAGACCAAAACAAGATTACTGGAAATCCTTTCTTGATCGGTCTTCTGCTAATCTGTAAAGAAGTTAAATAAAATGTAATAATGAACATCTGATGTACATTCTCCATTACCAGATGGATGGAGGCAAGTAGTAGACTGAAACAAGATTACTGGGAATCCTTTCTTGATCGGTCTTCTGCTAATCAGTAAAGAAGTTATAAAAGGTACAGTCCTAACATCACCATTTCGTTAATGTACATTTAATGAATGCTAGGTCTTCTCATGCTGTTTTTCTTCTGGTGTGCTCAAATGTGGAGGCTCCAGGAAAATTAGCTCCAACCAAAAACGTCTGCATGACGTTGTGGTTTTCCCTTGGAAGAAGACTACCTTCAGATCAATCAGTGTCACTTTCCATGAGATCAGCAATGGTAAGTCTGCCGCAGTTAGTGTTGTCTAACATGTCAAACTGGTTGGATATTTGCATGAGGTCTTTCTCTGCTATTTTCCCCATTTCCTTGAGCTTGTAGATTATATACTCAGACTTGCTGCATCCCATCAGCATATCAGTAAGATGAAAACATGGTCTCAAATTATAACAGAACGGATAGAGATGACACAAAGATGAATGGTGAGGAATATGATATATCTCCTTTGGGATTTTATGCTGGCGAGGTCCTATTCTAGCAGGGAAATGGTTCCTTTTTGGATTAGAGCGAGGTTTCCTAGTGATTCTGACATGTCAAGTCCCtaataatttcttcttc
This genomic window contains:
- the LOC131332997 gene encoding uncharacterized protein LOC131332997, with amino-acid sequence MQSVIGKYDFVVSHDIRQSDCFGLKTPFARTKKGNAGVQNASLIYLKKNVQKVNCSHLITTRKTSFPPFSRSPFRPSQIQLFKSNFTAAQPIRVPITESAGRGVFATRTIGAGELIHAANPMSLTVLDLSLQQPVFAILQQPVFAICASEFSETELHLNARNNLRRCRWHRGRNATIHEIVSGTARDLVPHPDREDKGIWTQTPSGIYSAKSSWMAI
- the LOC131332535 gene encoding protein WHAT'S THIS FACTOR 9, mitochondrial, with amino-acid sequence MFRWLSGSAEAYGFLNGNPRGFNYQQKLNLVNVKLKWVKDKVLDAVVAGERDLRAVCTLVSIISSNPQCSVPVYHLSHCRGQLGLPQDLKISTFVRRYPTIFYEFHVPDSGGTLVPCFRLSPEALNLHQEELNVLQHHRKDLVDRLCKLLMLTKERTLPLQTIDQLKWDMGLPYGYEQSMIPHHPELFSLFRLPDDRVGLRLLFWDDCLAVSELQKNPGLQEKENIKNGCLAFPVRFTRGFGLKRKCMQWLEEWQRLPYTPPYLDASHLDPRTDISEKRIVGVFHELLHLTIQKKTERKNVSNLRKPLDLPQKFTKVFERHPGIFYISRKSDTQTVVLREAYDRQQLIQKHPLVDIRARYSNMMQQGFLDRSRGLYKRSVSAGSEEHRLKSICTDEFSDYDYKSEGESESHFLSEYESDE